The following nucleotide sequence is from Anguilla rostrata isolate EN2019 chromosome 3, ASM1855537v3, whole genome shotgun sequence.
TTTGAAAACTGAAGCCTCACTTCGAAGACCCATCTCATAGCACTGTTTACCTGGCATTTGtggtttaaaaagtaattttatgGAGTTTAATAACATAACAAAAGGACACAAAGGAgcattttgattttaatatATAGAACCCAATAATTCTAAGGTCCTAAAATAGACACATTTTTAGACAGTTAGTAGGGCCCTGTTCTGTTTCCCCGATGTAAACAATTCTcagttcaggttcaggttcaggttctaAATTGAACTGTAACTGAAATGTTTCTGATTACAGCATTGTTGACCAAATTAGTTGAACCATTATTAAATCAGTTTCTTACCTTTGCTAAACTTCAGCTAAGCATTTTAGCTCCCCCAAGATGGAGAACCCAGGTTTTAGGCCAGGATCACATCATTTAATCCCGTCTTAtcttcaggagaaaaaaaaaatcaagcccCATCCAGAGATCGTAGATAAACTTTGCTAAAACAAACCTACCCAGCTTAGCTCCAGGCTGCAGGGCTACAGGTCAGCAGTACTTAGCAGTAATTTACCAATGAATTAGGTATTGTGTACGGTATGATACAtgttggaaaaaaatgacaaaacatttttttaaacaaagcaatttatacaatacattttacagaacaCCTGAAGACCAGACTTCACAATCATgctttattctgattttttttaaataagggtCAAATAAAAGGATTCCTTCTATTTTCGACAGGTCTCATGAACACTACATTGTCCAAAAGTCCTCCTTGGGGGTACAGCTGTACACCTCACAACTCCACCACAGGAAGAGGTACTAAAATGATCATTTActatgttgtttttcttcattttaaatatcatcGGCgattaaaacaaaacactgattGTCAACACAAAATATAGCTTAGCACCAGTACATTAAAACTGTACTTTTGcatattaaaatactgtatgcaAGGAGGGGAAAACAGTTATAATACACACACTTCAAATAAAGCACCAAACATTCAAAGTcctattaaatcatttttttgccAGGATAAGGAACAagttaattataattattattattgttgttattattattagtagtggTAATCAGACCCACCCACAAGCAGGGAGGGGGATGAAAAGCTTTCAGGGGCCcaatagataataataataataataataataataataataataataataataataaaattaagcaAGGACACCAActgaccatttaaaaataaaacacacatcgGCTTCCATCGGCCATGGCCAAAATCATTACGCCAGGACGGGTCAAGGTGATTGGAGGGTTCACACAAGGTCATTTGTTCTTCCCAGTCTAAGGTGCAGGGTGCAGCCATGTCACACCAGCATGCGAGGAACCCATCCCATCTGTACTTGGGGAACTGAAAGAACGTCAAGCATTTGCAAGGGTTTCCCACCGTTATACATGAGGGGGGGTGAATCACaggaagaacttgactgcaTTAAGACAGTGCGATCAAGCCCTACATCTGCGCTAATCTATAAATGCTTATTGATCTACAGGCATATCATCtatttgggggaggggcaggagtggcCTTTCTTACAATAACTTAAATGCAGACACTGAAGGAGATCAGTGGGAAGCAGAACATTCATTTATAAAGAAAACCCTTTTTTGGTTATCAGTCAGAAAGAACCacttttgtctcttttttttttttttttttttgagatgcTTCTTCCAAAGTGGAATTAATACCATCACAGACTGGGCAAAAACACATACAACTTCAAACTGTACAGGAACGTGGTCTGTGAGCAAATACTGACCCAGTGACCTGAGGGGCGTGTGGTTGGCTacggtggggggcgggggggggtgttcttgAACATGGATTTCACTGGTTAGCAGAGAACCCATCTGGCCCAATGGCCCTCTGACCAGTTGGCTGAGCTTAAGCCTCTTAGCTGCACATAAGAGTTTACCAAGATAAAAGACTGGGATTATCTCTGAAAACATTCGgtttttctcaaaaacaaacacccacGAAAACCTTGTCATATCAACAGTACATTACAATATTATACATTACAGTCCAAAATGTGTTAACCCTGATGGcaagatatacatatataataattCTATATACATATAAGCatataaaaaaggttttaaaacatttattggaTACTGAAAAATACCTACAGGATTGAAACGTGAAAGTTCAACTGTCCCTACCACGAATTCTTCTCCACAGGATGGTAACGTAGCAGTCAGTCTCTAGCATTAAGTCTTCACTGCAAGGAGACCAAGatgtgtcatgtgacacatgCCACCCTGAACTAATATTCAGAAATGTACACGTCCAGAGGTTTGCATCTCCCTGCTAACGTGAAAAACActgtctgtatctgtgcatCATTGTTGCCACGGCAGCACCTCAGCACACCAGACAGGCGATCTCTCACCTTTCCTCCTTTTTGTGTGATTTCTTACTCTTGGAGGACTGGGAACTGGAATCCGCTTTTGGGCAGATTAGGGTGGCTGTGGGAGGCTGGCACCCCAGGGGCCCGGGCGTGTCCGAAGACTCCGCCTCCAGGAAGTGCAGAGAGGAGcccagcagctcctgcagttCCGTCACGCAACGCACCAGCTCCACCTGTCCGCCCGCGTCCTCGTCCTCCCCGGCCCGGGGGTCCTCCGGGGCCGGCGTCACCTGACTGATGGACACCTGCCTGCACAGCTCCGCCCACGAGATGCTCACCACTTCCAGGTGAGGGTACCGCGCCCGGAATATCCGAGCGGACATCTTGAGCCGCTTCAGGACGTCCGACAGCAGGAACCAATTGCAGAAGCTGCAAGAGGGCAAAGGAACAGATGCACAACAGCTGTGACTTAAAAACAACCCCTGCTTACTACAGCTACATTTTCACACTACACAGCCATTTGGGTCCTTTGGCATATGCAGCATCCTTTTAAATGAAGCACGTTTTAGGCATGAAGTAACTCTGAAGATGAGCTCATAATTCAGTTTCAGTATTCGACTTGGTTTACTTATCAATATTTTTCCAAGATAGTCAAGCTATTCAAGCTGTTGAAGATACAAACGTGTCACTAGCAACTCACTCACCCCTGTGACAGTGACACCTGGACGTGGTAACAGGGTAACAGGGGCTCTGAGGAAAACTCAAACAGGAAGCAGTCGTCCTCTGCTCTCGCCTCCTtccgcccctcctccacctcaggGAACGAGAGCAGGAAGTCCCAGCATGCCTCCTGTCCGgcttctgaaaataatttttccgCTGTGAACACGATGGTTAATTTCCCCCTAACGCACACTACTCTAAAACAGGGGGAACCAACAATGTTCCTGAgaaatctaccatcctgtaggttttcactcaaaccctaaaaaaagcacacctctttcaacagctagagatctcgttgagctgctaattcgTAGAATCAGGCGTTCCAAATTAGGGTAGAAGTGAAAACATGCGcgacgatagatctccaggaacagagttggctGCCATTGCTCTAAAGGATCGAAACATCTGCTTACAACAGGTATAGCCCTCCCTCTAGTGGATGCTTTGTTTAGGTACAACCGTATCCCAATAGCAAACTGTCCTCAAAATGGACACGGATTAAGCAGACCGGCTTTATCACCTGACCTTGTAACTATAATTAAAGTCTTATtagagcataaataaataaataagtaaataaaaacaacgaTGTTAATCTTTAAGGTGACATGACACACGATGTGGGATTTGCCTCTcaccaaacacagcactgctgtagaactcccagtgcatgctgggatccTGCCCGTTACGCCCTTCCAAATCCGCAAAGTATTCTggaatggaacaaaaaaaggcaGATTCACCCTGAAATTCACTGACATTCCAAACAGCCCCAGGAACTCATTTAAGAAGAGATCAGAGTTTGGGTCGattcaatttaaattcagttgTTTCTGAAAATTAATTGCTATCCAATGCATGTCTTGGAAAATGCCCAAAATGGCCTCTGatgatattttcaaataatgaactgaatttcaattcTCGAATGCTTCAACTGGCCAAATTCAAACAGAACGGACACCAGACTGGAGAGCGATTCGGAGCTTTGTACACAAACAGAAGGCCCGCCACTCGCAGGCTTCTGAAGCGATGCCTGAAGCCAGACGGTTACCGCTGAGGAAGGTCTTCATGCTGCTGCTCTGAGCGAGTTTGACGGCGGTCTGTCCGGAGTAGGTGGCCAGCGTAGGGTCCGCCCCTCGATTCAGCAGCATCCACACCGCGGGCAGGTTGTCGCTCGCCACCGCATCATGAATTGGCCTGCACAGGGACCTCAAACGTTAGGCACTTACAGCAATGCGTTATCAGGTAACAAATAATATGGCAAGCATTCATCAGGTGTCCATATCGCCTTCataaagggttaaaggtcagCGGTCAGGCAGTAATACATTTGCTTGCCGCTGATGTACTCCTGGGGTCTCAAATACAAACCCTGGAGGGGTTGCAGTGTCTCTTCGTTTCAGcacttaaattaatttaagtcactAACTAAAGAacccacacaccttgtttccaaggccaaACTTGGCAGCTAATTAACAGTAAACCACAAAAACCATTTGCACTGCAATCCTGAAGTGTAAAAACCCTGTTAGAGACCTAATGTGACAAATAAAAGTGTCACTTAACAGTAAGGTAGCTTCTACGCTGTCTGTGTAATATTCTTCAAACATCCGCATCAAGCAGGTATGGCTGCGTAAACACCAGCAATTAGCATCAGTCAGTGAGTTCCATTTGTTGCACCTTAAGTATATACTCCTGAATATTGAAGAGGCAATGCTCTCATCCTTGCAcgaccaccccaccaccccccccaggctcaCCGTGTGCCGTCCTGTGCGCTGCAGTTGACGTCGGCTCCGTGCTCCAGCAGCACCTGAACGATCTGGGTCCAGCCTCTGGCACAGGCCTCGTGGAGCGCCGTGTAGCCCGCGTTGTCACGGCGATTCACCTCCCGCTCATCCTTCTCCAAACAGTACAGCACCACCTCCTACAGgattgtggggggagggggggggggtcaggagatCAAGGCTGTGTAAGTCAACACCACACTACAGGCAACATACAAGTGACTAACCCTCTCTGAGTGGAGAAGTCAGAGTTCAATTAAGTTCTCCTGCAAATGAGCGGATGAACGGCCTCAAGACGATCAGACAACCCGCAGACCTGCCCGTAAACACACCCCCGGCAGGGTgcgagacgggggggggagcccTGTGCACAGGCGGAGGGGCGGAGCGTTACCTGGTAACCCAATCTGGCGGCTCTCTGAAGCAGGGTCTCGCCGGCGTTCTTATTGACGATGAGCCGTCGGACCTCCGGGGGGACGGGACGGCCGGGGGGAGACTCCGGGGTCCGGCCCCTCCCCACGCCGCCTCTCCTGGCCGCGGAGGGAGACGGACGTCCCCTGAGAGGGGTGGGAAGGTCAGGAGGCTTCTTCACAGGAGAGCTGCCGCTATCGGAGACCAGGGGGGCGGAGCGCTTTCCGGAGCTGCCGCGTTTGGGCTTGAACTGgaattaagaattttttttttttgacatgaaagaaaaaaaaaaaaaaacgaattagCACGTGCTGGAGGTGTCACTGTAAGGACAGAGGTTCACAGTCAGTGAGCTCCTCACACAGAGAAGAGAAATATCTCGCTTCATTCCACAGGCCACACGAGGGCACTCTAAGCACgcttttgtggtttttttcccGATTAAACGGATTACTCACCCACAAAACATTCGGGTGAGTCAGGATGATCGTCAGAATGCTCTCTGAAACGCCGGCATCCAGAAAAGAGCCATTTTGTGACTCTCCCTTACCTTCCTCTCCTCGGTGTCACACAGGTGCTTGCTTTTGAACTTCCTCTTCCCCGAGGGTTTGTCCTGGGGCTCGGGGGAGGCGGGACGTTCCGAGTGACGCGCCGAACCGGAGCGGGTCTGCAGGGGCCTCCTGGGGGTCCTGTCCGGGCTGGCACCCCGACACGTCAGCGTGGCACTGAGTCGCGGATACAACCCAATCCTCTGatctacaaaacaaacaataataaaatcttcattatatttattattacactAAATAACtcatacagtcacacagttaCTGACTCAATAAATATACCCAGACACCTGTTACAGTAATAAGCCTGATACTTTATCTTGGCTGATGTGGAGTAAGCCAAGAAAAGAGAAGATGGATTACTGGCATGCAAATGATGTTTGGGAATGTCTTACGGAGATGAGTAATGCAATCAACACAAGACTGCACACTGGGAATGTGTGTACCATCAATGCTGAAACCAGCCAGTCTTCAGTAAGCAGTGCTAATCAAGGATCAGGTTTCCCCTGCCCACATCCTAACCTGGTCCATTATGAGCCAGCAGGCTAAATGAGCCCAGAGGAGCATTCCTACTCCTACACGTTTTATGAGTACGGTCCCAAGCTTCATCAGTTCAGCTTGTTCAGCATCCGTTCAATGTGGCCCAACcgttaaaatatcatttttattttcaaggttATACAAATACTCAACTTACAGAAGTGCTCAAAAACTCCAACTGACAATCAGTgctcattccaaaaaaaaaaacaaaaacaaaaacaaaaaaaaacacatggacatTTCAGGTATGCCTTCATCAGCATGTGAGAGACACGCAAATCATCTgcttacatttagcagatgctcatcGCCAGAgaaatatctttaaaataagatatacaatcaatttatacagacataattcaggttaagtaccttactcaaggccacaacagcagtgcccccaCCCGGGAATGGAACCTGCAATCTCTGATTTACGAGCCCAGGTCTCTATCTATTATTCTGCATGGCTGCCCATAAATCTTACGATTATAAATGGAAGTATGCCcatgaaatccccccccccccagcaattATTATTCAGGGTACCTGTCCCAGCCCGGGTTGCTGGTCGTGTCGCGACACACCTCCCTTCCTCTTCTCCAGCCTTGTCTCTCTCCATGATATACTCCCCATTCTggtacttcctgttcctgcgtcgcttcctcttcttcctcggGCAGGCGTCTTCCTCAGCGACAGCGGGCGTGGGTTTTGCCGTCCCCACGCACCCTTGGTCAGGCAGCGGGTTGGTGCGTGGCCTGCCCCTCTTTCGCCGGACTTCGCCGGTTTGCGGGGCGGGAGGAGGGACCTTGGCGGCAGGGGGCAGATTCTTTTCCGCGGGCCGCCGCCCCCTCTTCTGCCTGGGTGGGCAGCTTGCCACGGGCCCCGCCTCCTTATTCAACCAGCCGGGGCTGCCTTGCAAAGCCGGAGCGTCCACCGCAGACCTGCCCTCATTACCTGTAGGAAGGAACAAATGTACCAGGACAGTCAGGACTCGTACCCAACCCAATCATTCCCATTAATGATTTCAGAACAGAACTGACTTGGTTTCATGACTGTTGTACTGAGTGAGCGCTAATTGTCCAAGGTGGGAGTCTAACCAAAAGCCCCAGGATTTCACACCTGAAGACACGTTTATTACCTGCTTTGATGTGAGGCGGCCGTGTGACATCAGTGAGGTTGCTCCATTCACTGCCCGTCTTCTCCCGCTCCTCGGTCGGTGGGGATGTAGCCACGTCCAGCTGGCCAGACTTCAGCACAGGTGCCCCTTGTTTCTTCTGCAACGATGCATAATAAAACTGAGCTAACAACACAGGTCACAAAACACTACAAAGTCTTTTCATCACAAAACTTTATTGACAcagtataattttttaatcGCAAAACTTTATTGACACAGTGTAATAAAAACTTTCCCTATACTCAAATGACTATTTTTTGAATATAGAACTAATTCTAAGCCTCCTTTCCTTTCTGCCCAGTTTTGAATGCCTAAGTGCATTTATCGATGCTCATTGCTGCGAGTTACTATTGATTTAACAGAGTACAGACAAGCATGTACTCTCCTCCGAATCACAGACATGATTCAGAGGAAGACACCTCATGTACAGCTTAATAGGCAAACCTGCAGGCACCAGACTGACCAGGAGGAATCACTATACCAACCTGTCCAACTGAAACTATCCCATCCCGGGGCAACACTAGGACCAACTGTGCATCTCCACAGTCGACCACAGCGAGCACTGGTACAGTCCAGATTCTAAACCAGAATGTGGGGCCCActcatgcactagaacagtgcgttaacaggatgagccaccaaACAACCCCTTCAAAGGGCAATTTTAGCTGGGAAAGAACTGCATGCTTTATGTGACAATTACATAAACATAtaaaagaacatgcaaactggTGATGAGAAATCATTCCATAAACACCCGTTCAATACTCAAGTCAATACTGCTGTTTCTGAATGGTTGGAAAGAAAATGGTTTCTTAAAATTCTCAATATGGATACAATTATTAGCCTTACTAGCCGCTGTATTCAAGTGTTTTTGTATCTTGTATGTTTGTTGAGATGAAAACTGACAAGAAACTGGCCAGCACCAGCAGATGACATgcagtacacaaaaaaaaaagaaaataagtctTACTTTTCGGCGATGAGGCCACTCTGAAGTGCTGTCCTCCTTTTCGCGTGATCTCTTTAAGCTCCTCACCATCTTTTTTGAGGACACCACAGATGATTTGTCAGCCTTACTCTGACTGACTTTCTTGTATTTGTTAACAGTGACTCCACCTTTGGAAGGGGGTGTCTCTCTGGTTGCAGTCAATTCTTTCCCCTGTTCAGCCACATCTGGATTTGGACCCTTGAGGATGGATAAAGCCATTCCCTCCAGTTTCACACAAGGAGAGAGGGTCTCAGGCACCGGCTTCTCCTCATCCCTTCGCAATTTTGTTTTGACGCCGTTTTTGTCAACTTGACCACTACCACCCAGTAGTTGAGCTTGGGCAACAAGTTTTGAGCTACCAGAGCGTTCTTCACTTCCTCCGTTTTCCTCAATGCGTTTCTCAGTGCTCTTCTCTCTGGGCTCAGCGATGCTCCCATTTTCTTGTTTGCCGGAGTTCTTAGCAGGCATTCCCTCTGTGGAATCGGTCTTgacttttccctctcttctcttcacAGGCCTGAATGGTGGGAATCCACTGGACGGAGTATCCTGGGGTCTGAAATTCATGTTCGCTACCTCAGGCTTTCTCAGGCCGGCTGAGGCTGCATTACAACACCCTTCATCACCAAGCGCAGATGTCTCCAGTGCCTTCTGCTTCACTATGGACTCAAGATTTGAGAGAGGAGACTTTGTTTTCCCCCACTTTTTCTCAGCCATCTTGGATGGGCTTGGGTGACTGCTCTGAAACAGAGGGCCTTTGCAACCCACAGTCACCCGTAACTTGGGAGTCACCTGGATCATCTTCTGCTTGACTGTAGACCCTTGGTGGGGAAGAGGAACTGGCTGGTTCCGTGCAGGATTGTCAATGGTGGGAGAAAGTGTAACCATTCTTTTCCCACCACTGAGCTTACAGTGAGGATTCGAGCCAGGAGAGATGGACAAAACTGTAGTGATGCTATCTTTAGGTGTAGTAGGTGTACCAACCTGTGTTCTGGGTACACAGGCATTGTCGGAATACTTGGATCCAAGGGTGTGCTGGGCGTCCTTCACTACAGATGGTCCCTTCATAGCTCTAGAGACCTGCTGCTCCCCTTGGTCAATAATAGAAATAGTCACCTGTTTAGCAGTGCTCTGGAGATCTTCCACAAATGCACCTTTCCCATCCTTGCTGCGCAATGTGGAGGCTAATATGGGGCTGGCCACACCCACATAGGTGCCAGCTAAGTTGCTAGTGGAGCTGTTCGAACCTTTAGCCCAGGGCGTCGATGGTTTGTGGGCCTGATGATTCGGGAGTCGTGAGGCTTGCTTTGGAGGGGCGCCATTTCTCAGGGTTTCTgggaagatggagagaggacCTCCAAGCCCAAAAGTAGCAGGCACAGCCCTCTTTGGAGGGATGGGATCACCTCCCTTACCATCCTCTGAAAGGTGGCACTCTGCGGCTGAGGAGGCGTCTTGAGGTTCCTTCGTGGCTTTAGGACGTTTTGATTTTGACGACAAGTCAAGGGGCACATCCCTCACTTCAGTAACTGTATGTCCGTGCACAACAGCACATTGAGCCTTGAGTCTTGAGCACACTGCGGGTGCCTTGCCCATACCTTGGTGAGACGGGCTCTTCTCCAAGTGGTTCAGTAGCCTACTGTGTGTGGAGACAAtggctggaggggtggggggagacacTGAAACAGGGGGTGGAGGAGCAAGGCCCGACGTCAACTGCTTCAGTGGCCGAGCAGTGATGGGCGAGGCCACGGAATGCAGGGGTGAGCTGTGTTCTGCTCCCGCATTGGAATTCTTGCTGCCAGAGACAGGCCCATGCTTGTTTTTATGTGCTGCTGTTGAAGGCGGCCGGGCTTCGGGTGCAGGGGCTTTGGCCACAGAGAAGTGGTAAGGGTAGGTCTGGAGGTTTGGGGCAACGCCAGAGCTTGAAGTCTGTGGCCGGCACTCTACATGAAGCTGGCTGCCTGCGGTCTCCCTCAGAGCCGCAATCTGGCCCAAGCCAGGGGGCAGGGTGATCTTGCACAGCGGGGGGCTGAAGGTAGTGGATGGAAGGAAGGCGACTGGCTGGCCTGGTTTGAAAAGCGAAGAGCACTGGAAACCCGCCGGAAGGCTGATGACAGACTGGGCCTGCGAGTTTGTCCTCTTGCTTGGGGTCACGCCACCATGACTTGAGTTCGGGGGTGGTTTTTTGCTACACGTCCATTGCTGTGTGGGAAAACTTGGAGAGCCATCCACAGCAGGCTTGGGCACCTCTACGGTCTTGCGCAACGATGCAACGTTCACAGGGGCGGGGCCTATCAATAGGGCACCTTCATGCTGGGGACAAGAGGGAACTTCAGGACGGGGATTCAGACCACTGTCTTCTGAAGAAAAATCTGAAGCTTTGCAGTCCATTGCCGTTGCTATGGTGGTTTGCTGGCTGAGAGGCCCATCTCCCCTGAGTTCTGGGGGCAGTGTCTGGGGTGGGTTCCCCACCATGCTCACAGATGCCCTGTTCGGAGCACCAGTCTCTTTGATCACTGGGCTTCCATCCCCTACATTCATCGAAGTAGGATCCACCTGGATAACGACGGGGTTACAAAGCCCACATTCAGTGATCACACCAGTCTCCATGAGTCTCACACCATCTacactccctctccacctcaaaGCTCAATCGGCTCTtccccacatacaaacaaaatccAGAACCTCAGTGAAGTCAAAATAATCAGGCATAGAGCGACTGGCCTTTAAGACTACATGTGGGACAAACACTGATAGCACACAGGCCTACCCATCAGAACGCCTTTCCTGGGACACCTATTAGTGGAGGAATTTCCCTCAAATAATCTTTCACTCTGCTCTTATGTGGACCTAAGATAACTAAATGAAAAGTAAGTGCTTTATTTGTAAGTACTATAAATCTCTACTGTGCTCAAGGAAGAACATGTTACCTGCATAAGAGTGCTGTTAACACAACATTCCTTAGGAGTCGCTGATCTCAGGCCTGTATTGGCGAATGCTTCTTCTGTACACGGAGCTGcactgctgaacacagaaagaacaaaaaaataaataaaaatgagcgTACGTGTAACTACACtatagtggtgaaagaatatctTGTTGCGGCCATGTATTTTCTTTGCCCGCATATTTAGAATCACTATTCGTAGGCGCTTCCCACTGCTGCAATATCCTCAATCAATctgtgagcttcaaaaacacaCCTCTGCTGAAACACAGGTACCAGAGCCTATCGACCTAGTCTTAATTGAACTGCTCAGTTTTCCAGGTGGAAACCTAAACTGCAACAGTTTTTATGTGCGAGGACCTTTAATACAAAACCTCTATTTTGTATTAAACTGTACAGAACCAAATCTACCAGGTAAAGTGCTGCTATCGAGAAACACAACCATACAATAGCTACCCTCACCCAGTACCACACATCTAGGGTGAATTCTGAGCAATGTTTGGTAATGaagccaattaaaaataaagttgtagTTAGATTACTGAATCCTTTTAGACAAACCTCACCATCCACAGGCACTGATGTTAACTGGATTGTGTACAATTTTTCCTACTGAATTAACCCATAATCTGGTTTGAATACATCTAAATATGAATATTCCCCTTAATGGAATATTCATTCCATTGCTGGTGGAGAAATAAGGGACCACACCACCAGCAATAAATACCTGTTACAATACATTGccatatatttatcattatcattaatgTACATCTATCCTTATATTCTGTCCTTTATTGTCTTAACACCAATGAAAAGCCAACAGTATCCATGACCAGAACACCCATAGCACTACACTGGACTACTGTGAGAATAACTGCATAGTTTTAGAACACTTGTCATAATATGAGGTGCTTGGATTTGTCTCTTTCTTAACAATTAGGGTAAATGTTCAGGGTGTGGGGTTGCAAGGAAACTTCCTGTGTGTAAGAGAAGCTTCCTCCCTTGAAATGTCTCAATTCAAATAACGTTTTAAAGTTTTTCTCCTAGAAAGGCAGGACCTCATTAAAAAGCGCAAATTTTGCACAGTTGGCATCAAGATAACAAATGAATTCTTATGAATTAGGCTTTGTATTTCACACAACCAACAGTATACAGttgcagaacaaaaaataattcgGCAAATAATCAAGGGTTACATTATTTTAGTTTGAAACTTAAAATTGACAGAACTTTTCAGTGTGAGTTCAAGGGTTTAGTTAATGGGTAGCTAGAATGGGATGAACAAGAGCAAGCAAAGATAAAACACTTTCAAGTCAGCAGTCACAATGACAAggagaaaacaggaaagaagAAATACAGCATTGTTGTTTGCCACTCTTAACCCTTAGCATGTCCCATTACTCCTACCACCTCAGACAAAACAAGTCATGTATCAATGATCTCTCTATGACCTCTCATTATTCATGGTTAATGCTGCACAGGTGGATACAGACAGCCCTCACCCAATTATTCTGCCGTAGAGAAGTGGGGCTGAGGCCATGGcaggcggttggggggggggggtgttaattTGGTCAAGAGAGTGATGCTTTCTTCCCTACATTGGTCATGGGCATAATGTTGCACGCTGTGGTAACAACCCCCCTTCCCCTAACAGTAACAGCCTCCCATGTGAGCCCACTGAATTCCAAAGGGGAATCCAACATTTTACTTGAGATTTGTTTCATTCGGCACAACTTCTGACTTCAACTTCTTTCACAAACAATATCTCCGCAGTCATCATCCATGTAAATCGCATGTGTGATGGATCTCAGTTCAGGTTTCTGCACAAAAATCCGAGTTAAAATGAAACGTCTGGTTGGCACTACAACCTCAAAGCGATCGcataatgcaaaaaatgcaagGTCGTCCTTTACATTCGCTACAAATATGACATGTCTCGCGCTGTTTCTATATAAAAAGCAGG
It contains:
- the bcorl1 gene encoding BCL-6 corepressor-like protein 1 isoform X1 codes for the protein MLTVCDVSSAAPCTEEAFANTGLRSATPKECCVNSTLMQVDPTSMNVGDGSPVIKETGAPNRASVSMVGNPPQTLPPELRGDGPLSQQTTIATAMDCKASDFSSEDSGLNPRPEVPSCPQHEGALLIGPAPVNVASLRKTVEVPKPAVDGSPSFPTQQWTCSKKPPPNSSHGGVTPSKRTNSQAQSVISLPAGFQCSSLFKPGQPVAFLPSTTFSPPLCKITLPPGLGQIAALRETAGSQLHVECRPQTSSSGVAPNLQTYPYHFSVAKAPAPEARPPSTAAHKNKHGPVSGSKNSNAGAEHSSPLHSVASPITARPLKQLTSGLAPPPPVSVSPPTPPAIVSTHSRLLNHLEKSPSHQGMGKAPAVCSRLKAQCAVVHGHTVTEVRDVPLDLSSKSKRPKATKEPQDASSAAECHLSEDGKGGDPIPPKRAVPATFGLGGPLSIFPETLRNGAPPKQASRLPNHQAHKPSTPWAKGSNSSTSNLAGTYVGVASPILASTLRSKDGKGAFVEDLQSTAKQVTISIIDQGEQQVSRAMKGPSVVKDAQHTLGSKYSDNACVPRTQVGTPTTPKDSITTVLSISPGSNPHCKLSGGKRMVTLSPTIDNPARNQPVPLPHQGSTVKQKMIQVTPKLRVTVGCKGPLFQSSHPSPSKMAEKKWGKTKSPLSNLESIVKQKALETSALGDEGCCNAASAGLRKPEVANMNFRPQDTPSSGFPPFRPVKRREGKVKTDSTEGMPAKNSGKQENGSIAEPREKSTEKRIEENGGSEERSGSSKLVAQAQLLGGSGQVDKNGVKTKLRRDEEKPVPETLSPCVKLEGMALSILKGPNPDVAEQGKELTATRETPPSKGGVTVNKYKKVSQSKADKSSVVSSKKMVRSLKRSREKEDSTSEWPHRRKKKQGAPVLKSGQLDVATSPPTEEREKTGSEWSNLTDVTRPPHIKAGNEGRSAVDAPALQGSPGWLNKEAGPVASCPPRQKRGRRPAEKNLPPAAKVPPPAPQTGEVRRKRGRPRTNPLPDQGCVGTAKPTPAVAEEDACPRKKRKRRRNRKYQNGEYIMERDKAGEEEGRCVATRPATRAGTDQRIGLYPRLSATLTCRGASPDRTPRRPLQTRSGSARHSERPASPEPQDKPSGKRKFKSKHLCDTEERKFKPKRGSSGKRSAPLVSDSGSSPVKKPPDLPTPLRGRPSPSAARRGGVGRGRTPESPPGRPVPPEVRRLIVNKNAGETLLQRAARLGYQEVVLYCLEKDEREVNRRDNAGYTALHEACARGWTQIVQVLLEHGADVNCSAQDGTRPIHDAVASDNLPAVWMLLNRGADPTLATYSGQTAVKLAQSSSMKTFLSEYFADLEGRNGQDPSMHWEFYSSAVFEAGQEACWDFLLSFPEVEEGRKEARAEDDCFLFEFSSEPLLPCYHVQVSLSQGFCNWFLLSDVLKRLKMSARIFRARYPHLEVVSISWAELCRQVSISQVTPAPEDPRAGEDEDAGGQVELVRCVTELQELLGSSLHFLEAESSDTPGPLGCQPPTATLICPKADSSSQSSKSKKSHKKEESEDLMLETDCYVTILWRRIRAKRLKLSQLVRGPLGQMGSLLTSEIHVQEHPPPPPTVANHTPLRSLGQYLLTDHVPVQFEVVCVFAQSVMVLIPLWKKHLKKKKKKKRQKWFFLTDNQKRVFFINECSASH